The genomic segment aaaatttattgtttttaattttttttaatgtttattctttcttgagagacagagcacgagtggggggaggggcagagaaaaagacacacagaatctgaagcaggctccaggctctgagcagtcagcatagtgcctaaggtggggctcgaactcacagaccacaaggtcatggatctgagccgaagttaaatgcttaaccgactgagccacccatgcgccccaagaAGTGTCATTTTCTAACTTACACAGGCACAGACAGTATAGGCTGGCATCATCCCTGAAGATAGGGATTATTCAGagttctgttttacagatgaggaaactgaggcccaaagaggtgaAGGGGCTTATGCCAGGACATAATTCAGAACCCTAGGTTTGGGGATTTGGGATCAGACCCTTGCCCAGAGACACCAAGTCACTCTGTCCCCACAGGTTTGTCCTGCTGAGACTCTGGGATGCTTCCGGCTGGAGCTTTCTGTGATCCAGTTCGAAGAGGGCCGATCCATGGGGATTGCTGTGTTCCGGCTACAGCGTCTGCTGGATGCATTGGGGTCCCGGCTGTGGGTGACTGGCCAGGGTCCTTGTCCACCCTGTGAAGGACATCCCCAGAGACCCGTCCCCCTCTTTCTGGCCAAGCTCTTGGAGTTATTACAGGGGGCTTGTGCTAGGCACCTGCCCTCAGCATGAGCCTGGGAGGACACAGACTCCCTAGTACTGCTGGAGGGCCCGGGAGGTGTGAGACAGAGGGCACTTGGTCTCCAGTCCCAGCTGCCAATCCAAAGCCTTCTCCTTCTGGGCCAGAGGCCCCCATCTGGAGCCCATGGAaccaaggggaagagagaaggaggaaaatctGAAGCCTGAAGTCTCTGACCTACAGGGGTAGGGGGTTAGGTAAATtggcccccacctgcccctcttCTCCATCTGAGGtactccctcctctctcctctttcaggAAGGCACAAAGCATTGCACAGGTGTCTTCCAACCTCACCCCACCCCTACAGGACAGGGAGAGTCTTGTGCCTCATGTCCCTGGCTGCAAATAGTTACCATCTGGAGAGCTTTCGGGTGACACTGATGGTTAGGCTAGATGTTGATAATTGGTCTCTGGTGCATCCTGAACAGCTATAGTTtgaaaatcaactttattgaaaATACAACTTTATTGATGTGTAATTTGTATACAGTAAAAAGCATACGTTTTAAACGTGCATTTCAATGAGTTctgacaaatatatacacacagccacatttccatcaccccaaagcATCATCCCTTATGCCCCTTCCCAGTCTTCACGTCCAGTCGTAGACATCCATTAATCTGCTTCCTGTCTGTATAGAATTAGCTTTGCCTCCTCTAGAGATTCATATGAACGGAATCATACTATACATATTCtagtgtctggcttctttcactcagcatgatgtttttgagattcactcGCGTGCATATCAGCAGTTTGTTACTATTCCATGGTATGAATGCACCCGAAttggtttatccattctcctcatggtggacattgggttgtttccactttggggctatcgCACATCTCTCTTCTATCTTCTTACATATTCTTACATAGTGgtagggttgagaaccactgagacACCAAGGAAGAACCTTCTACGAGGAAAAAATTACTGCTCCCTCACTTTCCTGGAGTAAATAGCTTTCTGCAGCAGTGTCAATAGGCATTTTACCTGTGGGATCCTATTTTAAAGAGctggtgtttaaaaaaatcaaacttgggggcacctgggtggctcagtcagttgcatgtccaactattgatctcagggtcacgagttcaagccctgcattgggctccactaGACGCACGAAGCCtaattattaaatatgtataaacatgTGGGGACCAAGCTCATAgaagggaaaacatttttatagaatGACCAGCCCCTCCCCAGTCTGTCTTGGGTTCAGGCTGAGATTGTTGGATCAAGGAGTGTGTGCTCACACAGACACACCTGTGGTGTATTCATTCCCTGATAGTGTCTTGTGAGCCCACTGTTGGCCTGACCACACCATCTTACTCTGTAACCAGGTGCATATTAAATTTCTGTAAACTGAATCCAGGTGTCTCAATGCTTATGCAAGAAATTTTAgcaatgtgttttaaaagtttctgatgggggggggggagggggactcggtgcctgggtggctcagtcggttgagcgtccaactttggctcaggtcatgatctcctggtcggtgagttcgagccctgcatccggctctgtgctgacagctcagagcctggagcctgcttcacattttgtgtctccctctccctccccgactcatgctcgctctcgcgcgcgcgcgctctctctctctctctgtcaaaaataaaaacactttttaaaaaagtttctcattttttccctcttcatcgagtgaatttttcttttccttatctcaTCATGCCTGGTCCTCTTTGTCATCTGTCTGACAAATAATTACTAATATGTAAACTCACATTGATTTAAACTTCGGGATTTGTAAAGGAAAACAAGAGTTTTAAGAGTCACTCAAACTTGGGGGAAGGAGTCTTAGGTCTGCCCCTGTCCAGTttattttctgagcttcagtttcattGTCAGCAAAATGGGCGTACTCACTTACCTCCGAGGAATGTTTTGGAGGTAGGAGATAAAGTCTGATTTATTTGCTAACTCATTGTTATTTGGTCATTCCCTGCCTCTTCACGGCTTGGCACACCACACTATTAAATTCAAACACGAATTCCCGGTTGGAAGTGCCGTCCAGAAGGGGAGTAACCATCCTTCCTCTTTGACCCTCCCAAGATGTCGACTCCATGCTCTATATTGAGCCGGATCTGCCACTTTCAAGATGGCGTCCTGGAAGTGCGTCGCCGGGGGACTAGCCCCGGAAATCTCGCGTTAAGCGAGGTCGACGCGTAGGTTCTCGCGAGAGGGCACATCAGTCCCAGCCAGGCGTCGTGTGAACAGCTGCTGGTACCGAAGGTTGAGGTGGAACCGGAGCGGTGAGGGCTGGGTAGGACGCCGTGGTGGCAGGACCGGGGGTCGCCGGGGCATAGGGAGGCTTTAGAGACCGGATTCCGGGACACGGAAGGTGTAGCAGATAGCTTAAGGGGTAGCCTTTCGGGTTCACCCTTGCCAGAACCAGGCTGCCGGAAGTGCgctgagggattttttttttttctctccggGAACCGgcggggaaaccgaggcaggggtggggctgctgTTGGGGGGACGCACTGAGGCCGTCTTTTCCTGCAAGAGCAGAAGATGTCGGACAGTGAGGACAGCAACTTCTCCGAGGAGGAGGACAGCGAGCGCAGCAGTGACGGCGAGGAGGCCGAGGTGTGTGGCTGGGACGTTGTGGGGAGGCATTGAGCCTGGGGACAGGACCGGGACAGAAAGGCCGCTGTGGGAGCTCGGAGGGTATCAGAACGAGCTCTGGCCTCTGGGAGCCTCCAGATTGTTGGTAGTGACAGAGAAGTAGGTAAGCCTAAGTCAAGCAGAAGGACAGGTGCGAGAGGCCAGGAATGCTCCAAATACAGTGAAATAACATGtgatgtgtttaattttttaaatgtttattcatttttaagagagagagcgagcatgagctagggaggggcagaaagagggagatacacaatctgaagcaggcgcaggctccgggctgtcagcacagagcctgccgcggggctcaaactcatgaaccatcggATCATGACATGCgctgaaatcagaggcttaaccgactgagcaaacCAGGAGCCCCACAGGTGATGTGTTTAAAGGACCTGGCATGTAGGAAGCACCCACTGTTAGCTTTTATTTTGGAGTATGCACGGTcatttcagaaatatatttttagtgcCTACTGTGTACTAGGCACACTTTTTTGTCCTTGGGCTGCACtagtaaaacattttgaaagtctTTGCCCCTGTGAACATAAACAAACGTGACTGATGTGTGTATCATTTAGTAAAGCAGAAAGTACTTTGGAGAAGAGCGGGGAAGGGGAATAGGGAGCCTTGGGTCAGTTTTAAATAGGGtgagcctggggcgcctgggtggctcagtcggttaagtggccgacttcggctcaggtcatgatctcgcggtccgtgagttcgagccctgcatcaggctctgtgctgacagctcagagcttggagcctgtttcggattctgtgtctccctctctctgaccctcccctgttcatgctctgtctctctctgtctcaaaaatgaataaacgttaaaaaaaaaattaaaaaaataaatagggtgaGTTTGAGAGAGTGATATTTGAAAAAAGACGTGTTGGAGGTGAGAAAGTGAGTCATGTGTGGAAGAAAAGTGTTCCAGTAAGGGGGGAACAGCAAGTGCCAAGTTGGGAGCATGCCTGCGTGTTCAAAAAGTAACAAGGAGTCAAGTTTGGCTGGATCAGAGTGAGCGCCACAAGAAAGTGACCGGAGCCAGATCATATAGGATCTTGAAGCCTCTGGTGAGGAATTTGTCCTGATTGAGTGTGACAGAGCCGTGAGGTTTTGAGCAAAGAAGGGATGTGATCTGATGCTTTAAAAGGATCACTGTTTCAGGaatcaaataaacatttcctGGGACATAACTGACTTTAAATAGTCTCCTTTTAGCTATTTTCCTTGTCTGTTTATTTCTAACTTATTTATTGAGCAAATGAATGTTTGAGCATCTACAACTTTGTTCCAGGTTCTTCCTAGGTGTTGGAGAGAATAGAACAAGGCAAATTTTTGCTTTCAGGGAGTTTACACTTAGTAGGCAACAGTTACAAACTAACAGAGATGACTGGATGATTATAGATGTCTCCTTTAACCTACAGAAACATAGATcagtttttttaaaggtagttGCCAACACTTGCAAGGGCGATTTCATGTAAAAGTCatgatttttctgcttttctgggAAAATTAGAGGAGCCAGCAAGCAGCTCTTTGCTCAAGAAGTGGCAGCCTGCTTTAAAATGGGGGAATTTTCTCCAATTCCTGGGATATATCAGTTGCCATTTATCATGATGCCTGCCTTGTGGCAGAAGATTTAGGTAAAAGGAAGTTTTCCTTTACTTGTGTCCTAGGAAACATCAGGTAGACGGAGAGTGCCGTGGGTTTCCTTTGAGCTGccccatttatttttgttctctgcttGCCCTCGGTAGGCATTTGATTGTCAATCCTTGTGCCCTGTGGGCAGTCCTCAGCTTCCAGTGAAGAGTTGGAAGAGTCAGGAAGCCATGGTGGGGGTGAGGCAAGTGGGAGGATGCTAGGAAGGGTTTTTGCTTCGAGCAGCAGTACTGGGTTCTTGGTCTCCCTGACTCATGGCTTCAAGGCACTTTGCTTGTAGTTAAAGCCTGGTGGTAATGAGGCCAGGATCCCTGGGTCCTTTTCCTGGCTGAGACATCTGGT from the Prionailurus viverrinus isolate Anna chromosome E2, UM_Priviv_1.0, whole genome shotgun sequence genome contains:
- the LOC125153648 gene encoding uncharacterized protein LOC125153648 isoform X5 encodes the protein METGWRLIHSTRERRAHMKEKDKEGADGEEEKEGRQKINYRWTQKTQVTAIRRQRDQPSEKEDRQGNKNDGTLYTPDDLSVCPAETLGCFRLELSVIQFEEGRSMGIAVFRLQRLLDALGSRLWVTGQGPCPPCEGHPQRPVPLFLAKLLELLQGACARHLPSA